A DNA window from Kitasatospora atroaurantiaca contains the following coding sequences:
- a CDS encoding aldo/keto reductase translates to MEQRVLGSTARKASVVGLGTWQLGADWGDVREEDAAAVLDAAVEAGVTFLDTADVYGDGRSEQLIGRYLRGRPDADVLVATKMGRRLPQLPEHYTLENFRSWTDRSRTNLGVDRLDLVQLHCPPTPVYSSDEVFDALDTLVEEQRIAAYGVSVETCAEALTAIARPGVASVQIILNPFRLKPLEEVVPAAERAGVGIIARVPLASGLLSGRYTKETVFPADDHRTYNREGAAFDQGETFAGIDFARGVEAAAEFADLAPEGATPAQTALRWIIQQPGVTTVIPGARSPQQARANAAAAALPPLPATTLDAVRDLYDRRIRAQVHDRW, encoded by the coding sequence ATGGAACAGCGCGTACTCGGCAGCACGGCCCGCAAGGCATCCGTCGTCGGCCTCGGCACCTGGCAGCTCGGCGCCGACTGGGGAGACGTCCGGGAGGAGGACGCCGCTGCGGTGCTCGACGCGGCGGTCGAGGCCGGAGTGACCTTCCTCGACACCGCGGACGTCTACGGCGACGGCCGCAGTGAGCAGCTGATCGGGCGCTATCTGCGCGGGCGCCCGGACGCGGACGTCCTGGTCGCCACCAAGATGGGCCGCCGGCTGCCGCAGCTCCCCGAGCACTACACCCTGGAGAACTTCCGCAGCTGGACGGACCGCTCGCGCACCAACCTGGGCGTCGACCGGCTGGACCTCGTCCAGCTGCACTGTCCGCCGACCCCCGTCTACTCCTCCGACGAGGTCTTCGACGCCCTGGACACCCTGGTCGAGGAGCAGCGGATCGCGGCGTACGGCGTGAGCGTCGAGACCTGCGCCGAGGCACTGACCGCGATCGCCCGGCCGGGCGTCGCCAGTGTGCAGATCATCCTCAACCCGTTCCGCCTCAAGCCGCTGGAGGAGGTCGTACCCGCCGCCGAGCGCGCGGGTGTCGGGATCATCGCCCGCGTCCCGCTGGCCTCCGGTCTGCTCTCCGGCCGCTACACCAAGGAGACCGTCTTCCCGGCAGACGACCACCGGACCTACAACCGCGAGGGCGCCGCGTTCGACCAGGGCGAGACCTTCGCCGGGATCGACTTCGCCCGGGGCGTCGAAGCCGCCGCCGAGTTCGCCGATCTCGCCCCCGAGGGCGCGACCCCGGCGCAGACGGCGCTGCGCTGGATCATCCAGCAGCCGGGCGTGACCACGGTCATCCCCGGCGCCCGCTCCCCGCAGCAGGCCCGCGCCAACGCGGCCGCCGCCGCCCTCCCGCCCCTGCCGGCCACCACCCTCGACGCCGTCCGGGACCTCTACGACCGGCGGATCCGCGCCCAGGTGCACGACCGCTGGTAG
- the mmsB gene encoding multiple monosaccharide ABC transporter permease, with the protein MAQTETTDISETQAAGAAAAAAAAAAADRPERGGVGALLAQALRGNVRQYGMLVALGLIVVLFQIWTDGILLQPLNVTNLIQQNSYILILAIGMMIVIIAGHIDLSVGSLAAFVGAAAAVMMVKHDVPWPVALIAALLIGAAAGAWQGFWISYVGIPSFIVTLAGMLLFRGGTQILLQGQSVAPFPKGFQKISSGFLPEIGPSTNYHNLTLLLGLGVLALAVLQEIRGRRQAAGYGLELLPLGFFLAKLAAITAAVLVFTMLLASYHGFPIVLLILGVLLVAFGYLMRNSILGRHTYAIGGNEAAAKLSGVKSKRVVFLAFVNMGVLAALAGMVFAARLNAGTPQAGINFELEAIAAAFIGGASATGGVGTVLGAIIGGLVLGVLNNGMSLVGIGTDYQQVIKGLVLLAAVGFDVYNKRKVGS; encoded by the coding sequence ATGGCCCAGACAGAGACCACGGACATCTCGGAGACCCAGGCGGCCGGAGCGGCCGCGGCGGCCGCGGCGGCCGCAGCGGCTGACCGGCCGGAGCGCGGCGGTGTCGGCGCCCTGCTGGCGCAGGCACTGCGCGGCAACGTCCGGCAGTACGGCATGCTGGTCGCGCTGGGGCTGATCGTCGTACTGTTCCAGATCTGGACCGACGGCATCCTGCTCCAGCCGCTCAACGTCACCAACCTGATCCAGCAGAACAGCTACATCCTGATCCTGGCGATCGGCATGATGATCGTCATCATCGCCGGGCACATCGACCTCTCGGTCGGTTCACTGGCCGCCTTCGTCGGCGCGGCCGCGGCCGTGATGATGGTCAAGCACGACGTGCCATGGCCGGTGGCCCTCATCGCCGCGCTGCTGATCGGTGCCGCCGCCGGGGCCTGGCAGGGCTTCTGGATCTCCTACGTCGGCATCCCGTCCTTCATCGTCACCCTGGCCGGCATGCTGCTGTTCCGCGGCGGCACCCAGATCCTGCTGCAGGGCCAGTCGGTCGCGCCGTTCCCCAAGGGCTTCCAGAAGATCAGCAGCGGCTTCCTGCCGGAGATCGGCCCGAGCACCAACTACCACAACCTGACTCTGCTGCTCGGCCTCGGCGTGCTCGCGCTGGCCGTCCTCCAGGAGATCCGGGGCCGCCGACAGGCCGCCGGCTACGGCCTCGAGCTGCTCCCGCTGGGCTTCTTCCTCGCCAAGCTGGCGGCCATCACCGCAGCGGTGCTGGTGTTCACCATGCTGCTGGCGAGCTACCACGGCTTCCCGATCGTGCTGCTGATCCTGGGCGTCCTGCTGGTGGCCTTCGGCTACCTGATGCGCAACTCCATCCTGGGCCGCCACACCTACGCGATCGGCGGCAACGAGGCGGCGGCCAAGCTGTCGGGCGTCAAGAGCAAGCGGGTCGTCTTCCTGGCCTTCGTCAACATGGGCGTGCTGGCCGCGCTGGCCGGCATGGTCTTCGCCGCACGGCTCAACGCCGGTACGCCGCAGGCCGGTATCAACTTCGAACTCGAGGCCATCGCCGCCGCGTTCATCGGCGGCGCCTCCGCCACCGGCGGCGTCGGCACCGTACTCGGCGCCATCATCGGCGGCCTGGTCCTCGGCGTCCTCAACAACGGCATGTCGCTGGTCGGCATCGGCACCGACTACCAGCAGGTCATCAAGGGCCTGGTGCTGCTGGCGGCGGTCGGCTTCGACGTCTACAACAAGCGCAAGGTCGGCTCCTGA
- a CDS encoding uridine kinase — protein sequence MQVRPISPEQLVQLLADRIEALPADDGRRLRVAVDGAPAARPGELADALVEPLQLRGRPVLRVSAADFLRPASVRLEYGRQDSDAYHDLWLDDGALLREVLDPLEPGGSGRVLPSFWDAAADRATRAAYTELPPGGVLLLDGALLLGRWLPFELTVHLALSPGALARRTPAEEQWTLPAFARYEAETGPASAADLTVRSDDPRHPALVLR from the coding sequence TTGCAGGTGAGACCGATCTCCCCGGAGCAGCTGGTGCAGCTGCTGGCGGACCGTATCGAGGCACTGCCGGCCGACGACGGCCGGCGGCTGCGGGTCGCGGTCGACGGGGCCCCCGCCGCGCGGCCCGGTGAGCTGGCGGACGCGCTGGTGGAGCCACTGCAGCTGCGCGGGCGGCCGGTGCTGCGGGTGTCCGCCGCCGACTTCCTGCGTCCGGCCTCGGTGCGGCTGGAGTACGGGCGGCAGGACTCGGACGCCTACCACGACCTCTGGCTGGACGACGGTGCGCTGCTGCGCGAGGTGCTGGACCCACTGGAGCCGGGCGGCAGCGGCCGGGTGCTGCCTTCGTTCTGGGACGCCGCCGCCGACCGGGCGACCCGGGCCGCGTACACCGAACTGCCGCCCGGGGGTGTGCTGCTGCTCGACGGCGCGCTGTTGCTGGGGCGCTGGCTGCCGTTCGAGCTGACCGTGCACCTCGCGCTGTCGCCGGGCGCCCTGGCCCGCCGCACGCCCGCCGAGGAGCAGTGGACGCTGCCGGCCTTCGCCCGCTACGAGGCGGAGACCGGCCCGGCCTCGGCGGCGGACCTCACCGTACGGTCGGACGACCCCAGGCACCCGGCGCTTGTGCTGCGCTGA
- a CDS encoding DUF5994 family protein codes for MSDESGAPHPGLLPDRFRQSARPGTVLLRLETTRSREGALDGAWWPRSRDIGAELPGLVTALTEHLGPVVSVGLDADAWDDVPARLVVDGRSVHIDRYPVGDDTVIITRGDRDHFSLLVVPPQASQEAALAAMARAVQASGSDSARQVLIATGIGSDPQVEAS; via the coding sequence ATGTCGGATGAATCCGGCGCTCCGCACCCCGGGCTTCTGCCGGACCGGTTCCGGCAGTCGGCGAGGCCGGGCACGGTCCTGCTGCGACTGGAGACCACACGGTCGCGCGAGGGGGCGCTCGACGGAGCGTGGTGGCCTCGTTCGCGTGACATCGGTGCCGAGCTGCCCGGTCTGGTCACCGCGTTGACCGAGCATCTGGGGCCCGTTGTGAGTGTCGGTCTGGACGCGGATGCGTGGGACGACGTCCCGGCGCGTCTGGTCGTCGATGGCCGATCGGTGCACATCGACCGGTATCCGGTCGGCGACGACACGGTAATCATTACGCGAGGCGACCGCGATCACTTCAGTCTGCTCGTCGTCCCCCCGCAGGCGAGCCAGGAGGCGGCCCTTGCCGCGATGGCGCGAGCGGTTCAGGCCAGCGGCTCCGACTCAGCACGGCAGGTCCTCATCGCCACCGGCATCGGCTCCGATCCGCAGGTCGAAGCGTCCTGA
- the mmsA gene encoding multiple monosaccharide ABC transporter ATP-binding protein, whose translation MAGPVLEMRSISKSFPGVKALSDVNLSVAPGEVHAVCGENGAGKSTLMKVLSGVYPHGSYEGEILFEGEPCEFKDIRASEQRGIVIIHQELALVPYLSIAENIFLGNEHATRGIISWNKTLTHAKALLKRVGLHENPHTRVADIGVGKQQLVEIAKALAKEVKLLILDEPTAALNDEDSRKLLDLILELKAQGISCIIISHKLNEIARVADSVTILRDGRTIETIAVDAEGVSEDRIIRGMVGRDLEHRYPERAPEIGEVAFAVEDWTVHHPIDHQRKVVDGVSVNVRRGEIVGIAGLMGAGRTELAMSVFGRSYGRYAGGRVLLDGSEIRTRTVPEAIGHGIAYVTEDRKHFGLNLMEDISRNISLSALGKVSRRGWVNEHEETRVAESFRKTMNIKAPSVFAETGKLSGGNQQKVVLSKWIFSEPEVLILDEPTRGIDIGAKAEIYTVIAELAAQGKAVLVISSELPELLGMCDRIYTMAEGRLTGEVDRADATQESLMRLMTVSAAIDDEQV comes from the coding sequence ATGGCCGGACCCGTCCTCGAGATGCGTTCGATCAGCAAGTCCTTCCCCGGTGTCAAGGCGCTCTCGGACGTCAATCTGAGCGTCGCCCCCGGCGAGGTCCACGCCGTCTGCGGCGAGAACGGCGCCGGCAAGTCCACCCTGATGAAGGTGCTGAGCGGCGTCTACCCGCACGGCTCCTACGAGGGCGAGATCCTCTTCGAGGGCGAGCCCTGCGAGTTCAAGGACATCCGGGCCAGCGAACAGCGCGGCATCGTGATCATCCACCAGGAGCTCGCCCTGGTGCCGTACCTCTCCATCGCCGAGAACATCTTCCTCGGCAACGAGCACGCCACCCGCGGCATCATCAGCTGGAACAAGACCCTCACGCACGCCAAGGCGCTGCTGAAGCGCGTCGGCCTGCACGAGAACCCGCACACCCGGGTCGCCGACATCGGCGTGGGCAAGCAGCAGCTGGTCGAGATCGCCAAGGCGCTCGCCAAGGAGGTCAAGCTGCTCATCCTGGACGAGCCCACGGCCGCGCTGAACGACGAGGACAGCCGAAAGCTGCTCGACCTCATCCTGGAGCTCAAGGCCCAGGGCATCTCCTGCATCATCATCTCGCACAAGCTCAACGAGATCGCCCGGGTCGCCGACTCGGTCACCATCCTGCGCGACGGCCGGACCATCGAGACCATCGCCGTCGACGCGGAGGGCGTCTCCGAGGACCGGATCATCCGGGGCATGGTCGGCCGCGACCTGGAGCACCGTTACCCCGAGCGCGCGCCGGAGATCGGCGAGGTGGCCTTCGCGGTCGAGGACTGGACCGTCCACCACCCGATCGACCACCAGCGCAAGGTGGTCGACGGCGTGTCGGTCAACGTCCGGCGGGGCGAGATCGTCGGCATCGCCGGCCTGATGGGCGCGGGCCGGACCGAGCTGGCGATGAGCGTCTTCGGCCGCTCGTACGGGCGCTACGCGGGCGGCCGGGTGCTGCTGGACGGCAGCGAGATCCGCACCCGCACCGTCCCCGAGGCGATCGGACACGGCATCGCGTACGTCACCGAGGACCGCAAGCACTTCGGGCTCAACCTGATGGAGGACATCAGCCGCAACATCTCGCTGAGCGCACTCGGCAAGGTCTCGCGGCGCGGCTGGGTCAACGAGCACGAGGAGACCCGGGTCGCGGAGTCCTTCCGGAAGACCATGAACATCAAGGCTCCCTCGGTGTTCGCGGAGACCGGCAAGCTCAGCGGCGGCAATCAGCAGAAGGTCGTCCTCAGCAAGTGGATCTTCTCCGAACCGGAGGTGCTGATCCTCGACGAACCCACGCGAGGCATCGACATCGGCGCCAAGGCCGAGATCTACACGGTGATCGCCGAACTCGCCGCCCAGGGCAAGGCGGTGCTGGTCATCTCCTCCGAACTGCCCGAGCTGCTCGGCATGTGCGACCGCATCTACACGATGGCCGAGGGCCGGCTCACCGGCGAGGTGGACAGAGCGGACGCGACCCAGGAATCACTCATGCGCCTCATGACCGTGAGCGCGGCAATCGACGACGAGCAGGTGTAA
- a CDS encoding PRC-barrel domain-containing protein, with the protein MFEAGDIREWRGHDVVDIDGHKIGTLESVYVDTATDQPSFATVTVGLPTRRRLVFVPLTGATVGPGYLKVARPKSQVKRGPAIDTDGELPAEDEAAVFAHYELDYAPGTGGERRLARR; encoded by the coding sequence GTGTTCGAAGCGGGTGACATCCGGGAATGGCGCGGCCACGACGTGGTGGACATCGACGGCCACAAGATCGGCACGCTGGAGTCCGTCTATGTGGACACCGCGACCGACCAGCCATCGTTCGCCACGGTCACGGTCGGCCTGCCCACGCGCCGCCGCCTGGTGTTCGTCCCTCTGACCGGCGCGACGGTCGGTCCCGGCTACTTGAAGGTCGCCCGGCCCAAGAGCCAGGTCAAGCGGGGACCGGCGATCGACACGGATGGCGAACTGCCTGCCGAGGACGAAGCGGCTGTGTTCGCCCATTACGAGCTGGACTACGCGCCGGGCACGGGCGGGGAACGCCGCCTGGCCCGCCGGTAG
- a CDS encoding glycoside hydrolase family 43 protein, producing the protein MAVAVVGLPGTAHAAAPPAGTATRYTMTAFTNTSESNMYVYESPDATGYRLLKASAYTPPTGLIRDPSIMRHTDGRYYLTYTTNWDGNTIGFATSTDRVNWTFLGNQTIPLTGIKSAWAPEWFVDTDGSVNVIVSLSTTGSDFKPYKLTATNAALTTWTTPTALAGIAPNYIDTFVVKVGSTYHAFSKNETTKYIEHSTATSLGGPYTFKGTGNWAGWGNWVEGPALVPLDNGGWRIYYDGYSAHKYYYSDSYDGFTTWSTPTELPGLSGFARHFTVLKETVPGGVTLPTGVTRSLQSVNYPSRYVSSRDGLGYLDPVDASSSATVKGDATVTVVAGLADANCYSFRSADGRYLRHWDFKLRLGTNDGTATFRGDATFCARPGSAAGSVSLESYNYPGRYIRHYNYELRTDVYQDTDTFRADSSFQAVSPWA; encoded by the coding sequence ATGGCCGTCGCGGTCGTCGGTCTGCCCGGCACCGCGCACGCGGCCGCACCACCGGCCGGCACGGCGACGCGGTACACCATGACCGCGTTCACCAACACCAGCGAGTCCAACATGTACGTCTACGAGTCGCCGGACGCCACGGGCTACCGCCTGCTCAAGGCCTCGGCATACACACCCCCGACCGGCCTGATCCGCGACCCCAGCATCATGCGGCACACCGACGGCCGTTACTACCTGACCTACACCACCAACTGGGATGGCAACACGATCGGGTTCGCGACCAGCACCGACCGGGTGAACTGGACCTTCCTGGGGAACCAGACCATCCCGCTCACCGGCATCAAGAGCGCCTGGGCCCCGGAGTGGTTCGTCGACACCGACGGCAGCGTCAACGTGATCGTCTCGCTCTCGACCACCGGCAGCGACTTCAAGCCGTACAAGCTGACCGCCACCAACGCCGCCCTGACGACCTGGACGACCCCCACCGCGCTGGCCGGCATCGCGCCGAACTACATCGACACCTTCGTCGTCAAGGTCGGCTCGACCTACCACGCGTTCAGCAAGAACGAGACGACCAAGTACATCGAGCACTCCACCGCCACCAGCCTCGGCGGCCCCTACACCTTCAAGGGCACCGGAAACTGGGCGGGTTGGGGCAACTGGGTCGAGGGTCCGGCCCTCGTCCCGCTCGACAACGGCGGCTGGCGGATCTACTACGACGGCTACAGCGCCCACAAGTACTACTACAGCGACAGCTACGACGGCTTCACCACCTGGAGCACCCCCACCGAACTGCCCGGACTCAGCGGCTTCGCCCGGCACTTCACCGTGCTCAAGGAGACCGTCCCCGGCGGAGTGACCCTCCCCACCGGCGTCACCCGCTCGCTCCAGTCGGTCAACTACCCGAGCAGGTACGTCAGTTCTCGCGACGGACTCGGCTACCTCGACCCGGTGGACGCATCCAGCTCTGCGACCGTGAAGGGGGACGCGACCGTCACCGTGGTGGCGGGCCTCGCCGACGCCAACTGCTACTCCTTCCGCAGCGCCGACGGCCGCTACCTCCGCCACTGGGACTTCAAGCTCCGCCTCGGCACCAACGACGGCACCGCCACCTTCCGCGGTGACGCGACCTTCTGCGCCCGCCCCGGCTCGGCCGCAGGATCCGTCTCGCTGGAGTCGTACAACTACCCCGGCCGCTACATCCGCCACTACAACTACGAACTGCGCACGGACGTCTACCAGGACACCGACACCTTCCGCGCGGACAGCTCCTTCCAGGCCGTCAGCCCCTGGGCCTGA
- the chvE gene encoding multiple monosaccharide ABC transporter substrate-binding protein: protein MGLAAAGLTLTLAACGQSANGVGDGASSGGGDAKGGLVGIAMPTKSSERWINDGSNMVKQFQAKGYKTDLQYGDNVVENQVSQIENMITKGAKLLVVAAIDGSSLTDVLQKAADAKIPVISYDRLIRGTKNVDYYATFDNFKVGVLQGTYIVDKLGLKGGKGPFNVELFAGSPDDNNATFFFQGAMSVLKPYVDEKKLVVQSGQTSFNQVATLRWDGGVAQSRMDNLLSKSYTSARVDAVLSPYDGISIGILSSLKGVGYGTAGKALPVVTGQDAELASVKSIIAGEQTQTVYKDTRELAKVAVQMGDALLTGGKPEVNDTKQYENGVKVVPAYLLQPVSVDKENYQKVLVDGGQYTADQLK, encoded by the coding sequence ATGGGCCTCGCTGCTGCGGGCCTCACGTTGACCCTGGCGGCCTGCGGCCAGAGCGCCAACGGCGTCGGCGACGGCGCGAGCAGCGGCGGCGGCGACGCCAAGGGCGGTCTCGTCGGCATCGCGATGCCCACCAAGTCGTCGGAGCGCTGGATCAACGACGGCAGCAACATGGTCAAGCAGTTCCAGGCCAAGGGCTACAAGACCGACCTGCAGTACGGCGACAACGTCGTCGAGAACCAGGTCTCGCAGATCGAGAACATGATCACCAAGGGCGCCAAGCTGCTGGTGGTCGCCGCCATCGACGGTTCCTCGCTCACCGACGTGCTCCAGAAGGCCGCCGACGCCAAGATCCCGGTGATCTCCTACGACCGGCTGATCCGGGGCACCAAGAACGTCGACTACTACGCCACCTTCGACAACTTCAAGGTCGGCGTGCTCCAGGGCACGTACATCGTCGACAAGCTCGGCCTCAAGGGTGGCAAGGGACCGTTCAACGTCGAGCTGTTCGCCGGCTCCCCGGACGACAACAACGCCACCTTCTTCTTCCAGGGCGCGATGAGCGTGCTCAAGCCGTACGTCGACGAGAAGAAGCTGGTCGTCCAGAGCGGCCAGACCAGCTTCAACCAGGTCGCCACCCTGCGCTGGGACGGCGGCGTCGCCCAGTCCCGGATGGACAACCTGCTGAGCAAGTCCTACACCTCGGCCCGGGTCGACGCGGTGCTCTCCCCCTACGACGGCATCTCCATCGGCATCCTCTCCTCGCTCAAGGGCGTCGGCTACGGCACGGCGGGCAAGGCCCTGCCGGTCGTCACCGGCCAGGACGCCGAGCTGGCCTCGGTGAAGTCGATCATCGCGGGCGAGCAGACCCAGACCGTCTACAAGGACACCCGCGAGCTGGCCAAGGTCGCGGTGCAGATGGGCGACGCCCTGCTCACCGGCGGCAAGCCCGAGGTCAACGACACCAAGCAGTACGAGAACGGTGTCAAGGTCGTCCCGGCCTACCTGCTGCAGCCGGTCAGCGTGGACAAGGAGAACTACCAGAAGGTGCTGGTCGACGGCGGGCAGTACACCGCCGACCAGCTCAAGTAA
- a CDS encoding PPOX class F420-dependent oxidoreductase, translating to MSVSLSETVRKILDSPNPAVLGTINPDGSPQTSVVWVGLDGDDLLISTAAGRRKEQNVRREPRVSLSVYDTEDPLRYVEVRGSAAVTEDVGRALAVSLAEKYEGPGAGEEYLQLPPEVVRVTIRITPQRVLGSAAGS from the coding sequence ATGTCTGTCTCCCTGAGCGAAACCGTGCGCAAGATACTCGACAGCCCGAATCCTGCCGTCCTCGGCACGATCAACCCCGACGGGAGCCCGCAGACCTCGGTGGTCTGGGTCGGACTCGACGGGGACGACCTGCTCATCTCCACGGCAGCCGGCCGGCGCAAGGAGCAGAACGTCCGCCGCGAGCCCCGGGTCAGCCTCAGCGTGTACGACACGGAGGACCCGCTCCGGTACGTCGAGGTGCGCGGCTCGGCCGCGGTCACCGAGGACGTCGGCCGCGCCCTGGCCGTCTCGCTGGCCGAGAAGTACGAGGGGCCCGGCGCCGGCGAGGAGTACCTCCAGCTGCCGCCGGAGGTCGTACGCGTCACGATCCGGATCACTCCCCAGCGGGTGCTGGGGAGTGCGGCCGGCTCCTGA
- a CDS encoding DUF2797 domain-containing protein has protein sequence MSKSAPPRHAPGWIATGLRWRGGLPSLTAVNGRREHERVAGAGTAVSWLVSGPRRCTGVWTAGRYHPCPHLAIIEPGAKAVQCEACQGADLGLALARDQILDDGRTYHLYLAWFGRGMLKVGITGEQRGTARLLEQAALAFTFVGRGRLPGVRRAELTVAQAGLARERLATRAKAERWWGLPDAEQRRQELVELRAGALRVLDGHAIEVFPAGPVVDHVELFGLADGAPPVYREVAALSDGATVAGTLRAPVGRHLFLDTDQHEPPLLLDTRLLTGWTLAPAERVPCGGLDLQLCRKPEEPGAQEALF, from the coding sequence GTGTCGAAATCCGCACCGCCACGCCACGCGCCCGGCTGGATCGCCACCGGCCTGCGCTGGCGGGGCGGCCTGCCGTCGCTGACCGCCGTCAACGGGCGGCGCGAGCACGAGCGGGTCGCCGGCGCCGGCACGGCCGTGAGCTGGCTGGTCTCCGGGCCCAGACGCTGCACCGGAGTGTGGACCGCCGGCAGGTACCACCCGTGCCCGCACCTGGCGATCATCGAGCCCGGCGCCAAGGCCGTTCAGTGCGAGGCCTGCCAGGGCGCGGACCTCGGGCTCGCGCTCGCGCGGGACCAGATCCTCGACGACGGCCGGACGTACCACCTGTACCTCGCCTGGTTCGGCAGGGGCATGCTCAAGGTGGGCATCACGGGTGAGCAGCGCGGCACCGCGCGCCTGCTGGAGCAGGCAGCCCTGGCCTTCACGTTCGTCGGGCGTGGCCGGCTGCCGGGGGTGCGCCGGGCCGAGCTCACGGTCGCACAGGCCGGCCTGGCGCGCGAGCGGCTGGCCACCAGGGCGAAGGCCGAGCGCTGGTGGGGGCTGCCCGACGCCGAGCAGCGGCGGCAGGAGTTGGTGGAGCTGCGCGCCGGAGCGCTGAGGGTCCTGGACGGCCATGCGATCGAGGTCTTCCCGGCCGGGCCGGTCGTCGACCACGTGGAGCTGTTCGGGCTGGCAGACGGCGCTCCGCCGGTCTACCGCGAGGTAGCCGCTCTCAGCGACGGCGCCACTGTCGCCGGGACTCTCCGCGCCCCGGTGGGCAGACACCTCTTCCTCGACACCGATCAGCACGAGCCCCCGCTGCTGCTGGACACCCGACTGCTGACGGGGTGGACGCTGGCCCCGGCGGAGCGGGTGCCGTGCGGCGGGCTCGACCTGCAGTTGTGCAGGAAGCCCGAGGAGCCGGGCGCCCAGGAAGCACTCTTCTAG